From a region of the Paenibacillus sp. FSL R10-2734 genome:
- a CDS encoding methyl-accepting chemotaxis protein, protein MTIRTKLILTYLLVLLLPSIIIGWRTYQSASHEVEDQLVSNATESVVAVNEIINSNIQSKIDAVSYFAAEFTAEGTNSEATGNTASVKARLKEYAVLHPDVLDIYVSTSRGQSIHGSDAKLPGDYDPRQESAYVNSLKHGKGVVISPAFQTVNQETAIAISTVLKSGDGVVTLNLNLSALGALTSTKVGKEGYITILDNSKKYLVHPTEVIGQETSDDFIKKMFEEDQGSFDYLYKDTHKKMTFMVNELTGWRIGGTISIDEVTSATSGIRNTALLVIVVSVLVALIVIYFNIQSILRPLLRLRKATAVIAKGDLSVDMGVFRRDEIGMLAENFQLMVLNLREMIIGVQDMTSNVSSSAEELTASADQNAQTIEQMTIAIQEVAAGTERQVISVRKGMESTAATTSEVDHISVYMEQVSAMMDKTSLSASEGNDSVISVVDKINGIQETVGELGSVIDKLNDRASQIEGIVGVITGIARQTNLLALNASIEAARAGEHGSGFAVVAAEVRKLAVESERSAHLIAEQITAINSEMTLVTHTMEDTKQRVSEGIEAVDTSGRSFSRIRRAVKSAAEKIEAMGGAVQTLLVESDHMEKAIGEIRGITEEAAVNTETIATAAQEQLASVEEMASSSTDLSRLAEELQKLVSSFKIHSS, encoded by the coding sequence ATGACTATCCGAACCAAGTTAATTCTTACATACCTACTAGTTCTGCTGCTGCCCAGTATCATTATAGGTTGGCGAACCTATCAATCTGCTAGCCATGAAGTGGAAGATCAGCTGGTGAGCAATGCTACTGAAAGTGTTGTGGCAGTAAACGAAATCATCAACTCGAATATTCAATCCAAAATTGATGCTGTTTCTTATTTTGCCGCTGAATTCACTGCTGAGGGAACCAATAGTGAGGCAACTGGAAATACAGCTTCTGTGAAAGCCAGATTGAAGGAATATGCTGTGCTACATCCTGATGTGTTGGACATTTATGTTAGTACAAGTAGGGGGCAATCCATTCATGGTTCGGACGCCAAGCTACCTGGAGACTACGATCCAAGGCAGGAAAGTGCCTATGTTAATTCTCTGAAGCACGGAAAAGGTGTTGTGATCTCTCCCGCCTTTCAAACCGTAAATCAGGAAACGGCGATTGCGATATCAACGGTTCTAAAGAGTGGAGACGGGGTGGTTACCTTGAATCTCAACCTATCTGCATTAGGAGCTTTGACTTCGACTAAGGTTGGCAAGGAAGGATATATTACAATCCTTGATAATAGCAAGAAGTATCTTGTTCATCCAACAGAGGTTATTGGGCAAGAAACATCCGATGATTTTATAAAGAAAATGTTCGAGGAAGATCAAGGTTCTTTTGATTATCTCTACAAGGATACGCACAAAAAGATGACATTTATGGTGAATGAGCTTACGGGCTGGAGAATCGGAGGTACGATAAGCATAGACGAAGTGACTTCTGCCACGAGTGGAATTCGCAATACAGCGCTGCTTGTTATCGTAGTTTCCGTTTTGGTTGCACTGATCGTTATCTATTTTAATATTCAATCTATTTTGCGGCCGCTTCTCCGGCTGCGGAAAGCAACTGCGGTGATAGCGAAGGGTGATCTCTCCGTGGACATGGGGGTTTTCCGCAGAGATGAAATTGGTATGCTTGCCGAGAACTTTCAATTAATGGTGCTCAACCTGCGGGAGATGATCATAGGTGTGCAGGACATGACGAGCAATGTCTCCTCTTCAGCTGAAGAACTGACAGCTAGTGCTGATCAGAATGCCCAAACGATTGAACAGATGACGATAGCAATTCAGGAGGTAGCGGCAGGTACAGAACGGCAAGTGATCAGTGTGCGAAAAGGAATGGAAAGTACTGCGGCGACGACAAGCGAAGTGGATCATATTTCCGTATATATGGAGCAGGTATCTGCGATGATGGATAAGACTTCGCTCTCTGCTTCAGAAGGAAATGATTCAGTCATCAGCGTGGTGGATAAGATCAATGGTATCCAGGAAACGGTGGGAGAGCTTGGCAGTGTAATCGACAAGCTGAATGACAGGGCTAGTCAAATTGAGGGTATTGTCGGGGTCATCACAGGTATTGCCCGTCAGACGAACCTGCTGGCGCTCAATGCTTCCATTGAGGCAGCTAGAGCCGGGGAGCATGGCAGTGGATTTGCGGTTGTTGCTGCCGAAGTGCGCAAGCTGGCAGTGGAATCAGAGAGATCGGCGCATCTGATTGCAGAACAGATTACCGCTATTAATAGTGAAATGACACTTGTGACCCATACAATGGAAGATACAAAACAGCGCGTATCCGAAGGGATTGAGGCCGTAGATACTTCCGGACGCTCTTTCTCCCGTATCCGTAGAGCGGTTAAGAGTGCCGCGGAGAAGATTGAGGCAATGGGCGGGGCTGTACAGACCTTATTGGTGGAGTCAGATCATATGGAGAAGGCTATTGGAGAAATTCGCGGCATCACTGAAGAAGCGGCTGTGAATACAGAGACTATCGCAACTGCAGCACAAGAGCAGCTTGCTTCCGTTGAAGAGATGGCGTCTTCATCTACCGATCTTAGCCGTCTTGCGGAGGAACTGCAAAAGCTTGTGAGCAGCTTTAAAATACACTCTTCCTAG
- a CDS encoding uroporphyrinogen-III synthase: MAEQLKGFTVALAGPRKSEEMTKLVQNMGGTALCRPAQGTVFLDDEALEEGLNAWISHPPYLVILTTGMGLDALFETAERLNIADRFLEVLSGSIIAARGYKTVNALKKRGLTPEVRDDDGSTIGLIRGLQSLDLQGKDVVLQLHGDPAPRMLAWLQEAGANTRQVLPYRHTPPESGELERLLMEITEAKIDAVAFTSAPQFRFLAQFAREQGKLEEMLKSFEDKVLAVSVGRITSEALKEEGVQRIIMPEHERMGSMIVELGKYVAANR; encoded by the coding sequence ATGGCAGAGCAATTGAAAGGGTTCACGGTCGCCTTGGCTGGTCCACGTAAATCGGAAGAAATGACCAAGCTGGTCCAAAATATGGGGGGGACGGCGTTATGCCGACCTGCCCAGGGTACTGTATTTCTTGATGATGAGGCATTGGAGGAAGGATTGAATGCATGGATTAGCCATCCTCCTTACTTGGTGATCCTTACTACAGGCATGGGACTGGATGCTCTCTTCGAAACGGCTGAACGCCTAAATATTGCCGATCGTTTCTTAGAAGTTCTATCTGGTTCTATTATTGCCGCACGGGGTTATAAGACAGTGAATGCTTTGAAAAAAAGAGGGCTTACGCCAGAGGTTCGCGACGACGACGGAAGTACGATTGGACTGATTCGTGGGCTTCAATCCTTAGATTTGCAAGGTAAGGATGTCGTTCTGCAGCTGCACGGCGATCCAGCTCCTCGTATGCTCGCGTGGCTGCAGGAGGCTGGGGCGAATACCCGTCAAGTGTTGCCGTATCGCCATACTCCACCAGAATCAGGTGAGCTTGAAAGACTGCTTATGGAAATCACAGAAGCCAAGATTGATGCTGTGGCTTTTACAAGTGCTCCACAATTTCGTTTTCTCGCTCAATTTGCTCGGGAACAGGGCAAGCTGGAGGAGATGCTGAAGTCTTTCGAGGATAAAGTGCTTGCTGTTTCTGTAGGGCGTATTACCTCTGAGGCCCTTAAGGAAGAGGGCGTACAGCGTATCATCATGCCCGAGCATGAACGGATGGGGAGTATGATTGTAGAATTGGGCAAATATGTGGCGGCGAACCGCTAG
- a CDS encoding ThuA domain-containing protein: MDKRKCLLLGDYTHPRFHPLQGVDQQISEILNDLLTVQCSENKKLMRIEHLASYDLCIAYNELWNETVSPQQTAGLLSYVSGGGGLIVLHTGASLTKRNELAQLIGGRFNGHSAYEPMNFKVLEHDITEGIEDFQLDEEPFHFEFDPFTERTILLQYESNGEWLPAAWCHSYGLGRVVFLMPGHHEPSFRHPALRKLILQAATWAARIPINN; this comes from the coding sequence ATGGACAAAAGAAAGTGTCTTTTACTTGGTGATTACACCCATCCCCGTTTCCATCCACTTCAAGGAGTGGACCAACAAATTAGCGAAATCTTAAATGATTTATTAACTGTGCAGTGTTCGGAAAATAAAAAATTGATGCGCATTGAGCATTTGGCAAGTTATGACTTATGTATTGCCTACAACGAATTGTGGAACGAAACCGTATCCCCTCAGCAAACAGCTGGCTTACTTAGCTATGTGAGCGGTGGTGGAGGACTGATTGTTCTTCATACAGGAGCTTCATTGACGAAGCGTAACGAATTGGCTCAGTTGATCGGTGGCCGGTTTAATGGTCATTCGGCTTACGAGCCGATGAACTTTAAGGTGCTAGAGCATGACATTACAGAGGGTATCGAAGATTTCCAATTGGATGAGGAGCCTTTTCACTTCGAATTTGATCCGTTTACAGAACGGACTATTCTACTTCAGTATGAATCTAATGGTGAATGGTTGCCTGCGGCATGGTGCCACAGCTATGGTTTAGGACGAGTAGTCTTCCTTATGCCTGGTCATCATGAGCCATCCTTCCGCCACCCTGCGCTTCGGAAGCTAATCTTGCAAGCCGCTACTTGGGCTGCACGTATTCCGATAAATAATTAA
- a CDS encoding polyhydroxyalkanoate synthesis regulator codes for MSDLFKKAISLGVGLTIVSKEKVEKVVEELVKRGELAPSESKALVDRLIERGEDERGMFKSVVQEQVQRVLKEMKIPVQNDIDELEERIAVLERRLAELDGISHLEGTSAETRTD; via the coding sequence ATGAGTGATTTGTTTAAAAAAGCGATCTCCTTAGGAGTGGGCCTCACCATTGTTAGTAAAGAAAAAGTAGAAAAGGTTGTTGAAGAACTAGTGAAGCGCGGGGAGCTTGCTCCATCGGAGTCTAAGGCTCTCGTTGATCGGCTGATTGAACGCGGTGAGGATGAGCGAGGCATGTTCAAGTCTGTTGTACAGGAGCAAGTACAACGTGTGCTGAAGGAAATGAAGATTCCTGTACAAAATGATATTGACGAGCTGGAAGAGCGAATTGCTGTATTGGAGCGTCGATTGGCCGAGCTGGACGGGATTTCCCATCTAGAAGGAACATCGGCGGAAACGCGTACGGACTAA
- a CDS encoding AarF/UbiB family protein translates to MAVRIRHAGRYRSIAMALMHHGFGYMVEELGLYHLLSLPRRLVTHEAHTSLTLGERIRLVLEDLGPTFIKLGQLASTRSDLLPDSIIQELVKLQDNVPPFPVERVRTIVEHELDQRMDEIFNSFEDTPLAAASIGQVHRAVLHSGQVVAVKVQRPGILRTMSRDLEILKDLSALAEKQLGWAKQYQLSRMVEEFSKSLLGELDYSQEGRNAEKIAQQMDYDGVYIPDIYWDHTSARVLTMEYVVGITLSRREELLSNGVKLKTIAQQLVEMMLRQIFIHGFFHADPHPGNVIRMADGKLALIDFGMMGRLNEEMKEQLSALIIALMRKNTDAMVRAILRLGVIPEDADRAALHNDMDRLRDEYYDVPFSKMSIGKALNDLFGIARKHRLVLPPDLTMLGKTMLTLEGVISNLDPTLSILEMAEPFGRELVKQRFSGPRLQRKILGGVADLTESLLELPGQAKQLSALITKGKLKVEIVAPELQHLERKLDRVGNRLAFSIVMLAFSIIMVGLIIGTAMRGQPSVLWNFPTVEIGGVVALLMFLWLIFAIFKSGRF, encoded by the coding sequence ATGGCAGTACGCATTAGACATGCCGGACGATACCGGTCTATTGCCATGGCGCTTATGCACCATGGTTTTGGCTATATGGTGGAGGAGCTGGGGCTCTATCATTTACTATCCCTTCCACGCCGTCTTGTAACACATGAAGCACATACAAGTCTTACGCTCGGGGAGCGGATTCGGCTGGTGTTGGAGGATTTGGGGCCGACCTTTATTAAGCTCGGACAACTCGCTAGTACCCGTTCGGATCTGCTGCCTGATTCTATTATTCAAGAATTGGTAAAACTACAGGATAATGTGCCCCCGTTCCCTGTGGAGCGCGTACGCACTATTGTGGAGCATGAACTGGATCAACGTATGGATGAAATCTTCAATTCCTTTGAGGATACTCCTCTTGCCGCTGCATCGATCGGTCAAGTCCATAGAGCTGTTCTTCACAGTGGGCAGGTCGTGGCTGTTAAAGTTCAGCGCCCTGGCATTCTGCGAACGATGAGCAGAGATTTGGAAATTCTCAAGGATTTAAGCGCCCTTGCTGAGAAGCAGCTAGGCTGGGCAAAGCAATATCAGTTGTCCCGTATGGTAGAGGAATTCTCGAAATCTCTGCTCGGCGAGCTGGATTACAGCCAAGAAGGGCGTAATGCAGAGAAAATTGCCCAGCAGATGGATTATGACGGAGTGTACATCCCAGATATCTATTGGGATCATACGTCAGCACGGGTGCTGACGATGGAATATGTGGTAGGGATTACCCTGAGTCGTCGTGAAGAATTACTGAGTAACGGTGTTAAGCTTAAGACTATTGCTCAACAGCTCGTGGAAATGATGCTAAGACAAATCTTCATCCATGGTTTTTTTCATGCAGATCCTCATCCAGGGAATGTTATACGGATGGCTGATGGGAAGCTGGCTTTGATTGATTTTGGCATGATGGGGCGATTGAACGAGGAAATGAAGGAGCAGTTATCTGCGCTTATCATCGCGCTGATGCGCAAAAATACGGATGCTATGGTCCGGGCAATACTGCGTCTTGGAGTTATCCCTGAGGATGCGGATCGAGCTGCGCTCCATAATGATATGGATCGACTGCGAGATGAGTATTATGATGTTCCATTCAGTAAGATGAGCATAGGCAAAGCACTGAATGATCTGTTTGGAATCGCTCGAAAGCATCGATTAGTCCTTCCCCCGGATCTAACGATGCTGGGCAAGACCATGCTGACGCTTGAGGGTGTCATTAGCAACTTAGACCCCACGCTTAGCATTTTAGAAATGGCAGAACCTTTTGGACGCGAACTTGTGAAGCAGCGATTTAGTGGTCCCCGATTGCAACGCAAGATCCTCGGAGGCGTAGCCGATTTAACGGAGAGTCTTCTGGAGCTTCCTGGGCAGGCTAAGCAGCTATCCGCGCTAATTACTAAGGGAAAGCTAAAGGTAGAGATTGTGGCACCTGAGCTACAGCATCTGGAGCGAAAGCTGGACCGGGTAGGGAACCGCTTAGCCTTTAGTATTGTGATGCTTGCGTTCAGTATCATCATGGTTGGACTTATTATTGGCACTGCGATGCGCGGTCAGCCTTCAGTGTTATGGAATTTCCCTACAGTGGAGATTGGTGGCGTAGTTGCGCTTCTGATGTTCCTGTGGTTGATCTTTGCGATTTTTAAATCGGGAAGGTTCTAA
- a CDS encoding DEAD/DEAH box helicase, with amino-acid sequence MPGFKELGVSELLCTLLQGQGIVKPTPVQQEAIPPLVQGLDVIARAKTGTGKTLAFLLPIMDKIHTERAYPQALILAPTRELALQITEEARKLARHTDIKILAVYGGQDVEKQLRKLEGGRHLIIGTPGRLLDHMRRETLDLSGVKMLVLDEADQMLHMGFLEDVETIITAVPYRRQTMLFSATMPDPIKRLAANYMKEPLDIVIKSGSPIPLDNIKQQVVEVSDRNKEEALKALIERDRPYLAIIFCRTKRRVSKLNEALQAAGYDCDELHGDLSQGKREGVMKRFRDAKLQLLVATDVAARGLDVEGITHIFNYDMPLDVDSYIHRIGRTGRAGGKGLAITFTSPREQDGLDLIEHGISQRLDRRRYDKDEFGVGEFIAVQGGGRHGGRQSGGAEAARTGRGPKTGGSGRGGAPRGEGGARQGGRGRGKEAGGWGAPAEGRRGGRSDAAAGKRGGSGYDAGAPKGGGKAAGVVRVGGGYGAFAAASRGDASVSGNAAAPSAGSRGANRKGGPSTGYSENVARGADGGAYAGGTPRGGLGSGYGAGPSKGGGKGGKGSKGGYSGAKGGAGKGGRNSGSAGSSRGGRGSSGGFKSGGRGTSR; translated from the coding sequence TTGCCGGGATTTAAAGAATTAGGTGTTTCAGAATTACTGTGTACATTGCTTCAAGGTCAAGGCATCGTTAAGCCAACACCAGTACAACAGGAAGCAATTCCGCCATTGGTGCAAGGACTTGATGTGATTGCCAGAGCAAAGACAGGAACAGGGAAGACATTGGCCTTCTTGCTGCCGATTATGGACAAGATCCATACTGAGCGAGCTTATCCACAGGCGCTGATTTTGGCTCCGACACGTGAGTTGGCGTTGCAGATTACAGAAGAGGCTCGGAAGCTGGCTCGTCATACAGACATCAAAATATTGGCGGTTTATGGTGGTCAGGATGTGGAGAAACAGCTGCGTAAGCTAGAAGGTGGAAGACATCTTATTATCGGTACACCAGGCAGACTGTTAGATCATATGCGCCGGGAAACACTCGACCTTAGTGGCGTTAAGATGCTCGTTCTGGACGAAGCGGATCAAATGCTGCATATGGGATTCTTGGAGGATGTTGAGACCATTATTACGGCTGTTCCTTATCGTCGCCAAACGATGTTGTTCTCTGCAACTATGCCAGATCCGATTAAGCGCCTCGCTGCTAATTACATGAAAGAGCCACTGGATATCGTTATTAAGAGTGGTTCACCGATTCCGCTAGATAATATCAAGCAGCAAGTAGTTGAAGTCTCGGATCGTAATAAAGAAGAGGCACTTAAAGCATTGATTGAACGGGATCGTCCTTACTTGGCTATTATTTTCTGCCGGACCAAACGGCGGGTGTCCAAGCTGAATGAAGCTCTTCAAGCAGCAGGTTATGATTGTGATGAGTTGCACGGCGATTTGTCTCAAGGTAAGCGTGAGGGTGTGATGAAAAGATTCCGTGATGCGAAGCTGCAGCTTCTTGTAGCCACAGATGTAGCGGCTCGGGGTCTAGACGTCGAAGGTATTACTCATATCTTTAACTATGATATGCCACTTGATGTGGATAGCTATATTCACCGGATTGGCCGGACAGGCCGTGCCGGAGGTAAAGGGCTTGCAATTACGTTCACTTCTCCGCGTGAGCAAGATGGTCTGGACTTGATCGAGCACGGCATCTCGCAGCGCCTGGATCGTCGCCGTTACGACAAGGATGAATTCGGCGTTGGCGAATTCATCGCGGTGCAAGGCGGCGGACGCCACGGCGGTCGCCAAAGCGGCGGCGCTGAAGCAGCGCGCACGGGCCGCGGACCGAAGACCGGCGGCTCTGGCCGCGGCGGTGCTCCGCGCGGCGAAGGCGGCGCGCGGCAAGGTGGCCGCGGCCGCGGTAAGGAAGCAGGCGGCTGGGGCGCGCCTGCAGAAGGACGCCGCGGTGGTCGTTCCGATGCGGCGGCTGGCAAGCGTGGCGGCAGCGGCTATGACGCTGGCGCACCTAAGGGCGGCGGCAAGGCTGCCGGCGTAGTGCGAGTAGGCGGCGGCTATGGCGCCTTCGCCGCCGCCTCCAGAGGCGATGCGTCAGTCAGCGGCAACGCAGCAGCGCCTAGCGCTGGTTCGCGCGGTGCGAACCGGAAGGGCGGCCCAAGCACTGGCTACAGTGAGAACGTAGCCAGAGGCGCAGACGGCGGTGCTTACGCTGGCGGCACACCACGAGGCGGCTTAGGTAGCGGCTACGGTGCAGGTCCGTCTAAAGGCGGCGGCAAAGGCGGTAAAGGTAGCAAAGGCGGCTACAGCGGTGCCAAGGGTGGCGCTGGTAAAGGCGGTCGCAACAGCGGAAGTGCTGGTTCCTCACGCGGTGGACGAGGCAGCTCCGGCGGCTTTAAAAGCGGCGGCAGAGGCACTTCCAGATAA
- a CDS encoding M15 family metallopeptidase, which translates to MSKKLKIVSLLIVVIAVGWGIGKYTTTSPSASNNSGSNINVQDNLQAKPGEDGNSAEGGLTDPVVANPSNSTDPSDPSESDSNGKGSSTDNSFKEPDSIAVMVNKEYGLPDNYKPADLVYPDVRFTFKEKIEKRMMRKEAAEALEKLFAGAEEDGIYLAGVSAYRSKETQTRLFNRYVEKDGEELARTYSAVPGYSEHQTGLAIDVSGSDGKCAAESCFGGTKEAEWLAQHATEYGYIIRFPEGKQDITGYKYEPWHIRYVGKDIAAYIADKGITLEEYYDVVPVSK; encoded by the coding sequence ATGTCTAAAAAATTGAAAATAGTGAGCTTGTTGATTGTCGTTATTGCAGTGGGTTGGGGAATCGGGAAATATACGACAACTTCACCCTCTGCGTCGAACAATAGCGGGTCAAATATAAATGTACAGGATAATCTTCAAGCTAAGCCTGGTGAAGACGGTAATAGCGCCGAAGGGGGCTTAACGGATCCTGTGGTAGCTAATCCATCTAATTCAACGGATCCCTCTGATCCATCTGAATCGGACAGTAATGGCAAGGGTAGTAGCACTGATAATTCTTTTAAAGAGCCTGATAGCATAGCTGTGATGGTAAATAAGGAGTATGGACTGCCAGATAACTATAAACCAGCCGATCTTGTCTATCCGGATGTGCGGTTTACGTTTAAAGAGAAGATCGAGAAGCGTATGATGCGCAAGGAAGCTGCTGAAGCATTAGAGAAATTGTTCGCAGGCGCAGAGGAAGACGGGATTTACTTGGCTGGCGTTTCGGCCTACCGTTCTAAGGAGACCCAAACGAGGCTGTTTAATCGTTATGTTGAGAAAGACGGAGAAGAACTGGCTCGTACTTACAGTGCCGTGCCTGGCTATAGCGAGCATCAGACAGGGCTTGCTATCGATGTCTCAGGAAGTGACGGCAAATGTGCTGCGGAGAGCTGTTTCGGTGGAACGAAGGAAGCTGAGTGGCTAGCGCAGCATGCAACCGAATATGGTTATATCATCCGCTTTCCAGAAGGTAAGCAGGACATTACAGGTTATAAATATGAGCCTTGGCATATCCGTTATGTGGGCAAGGATATAGCTGCTTATATAGCGGACAAAGGGATTACGTTGGAAGAATATTATGATGTAGTTCCAGTATCCAAATAG
- a CDS encoding AraC family transcriptional regulator, producing MKLELNEWKSALPPVFNRLCHEIRVMDVAIQWVDIIFEHIGTASKCPPHVHTWFEFNYVLTGQLDTRFDGESICVRENEFFLIPPGMVHSHTYTRGNPHEGLCFRWRIRRADGESEDLTGDSLYSRLTGLHRWKPGAYRDNDGFGPMLIHFLREAAMNRSELGLQLLLVGLLEQLCHLQQSMEGQTGLSRTHQDPLVRKVEIYLEDYQGDRLSVAELAASLHMSYGHLSRQYKKLTGLTIVERMNQIRLEKAAELLRLPDALVSESAEQAGFSDLSYFSRAFKKHYGLSPLSFRKQQLGMTVDTSETTKRSSPE from the coding sequence ATGAAATTGGAACTCAACGAGTGGAAAAGCGCTCTTCCGCCTGTTTTCAATAGATTATGTCATGAAATACGCGTGATGGACGTTGCTATCCAATGGGTAGATATCATTTTTGAACATATTGGCACCGCCAGCAAATGCCCGCCTCATGTACATACCTGGTTCGAGTTTAACTATGTGCTGACCGGACAATTGGATACGCGGTTTGACGGGGAATCCATCTGTGTACGGGAGAATGAATTTTTCCTGATTCCTCCGGGCATGGTTCATTCCCATACATACACCCGGGGCAATCCGCATGAGGGGCTGTGCTTCCGCTGGCGCATTCGCCGCGCTGACGGGGAGAGTGAGGACTTAACTGGAGATTCCTTATACTCACGGCTGACAGGGCTTCATAGATGGAAACCCGGCGCTTATCGTGATAATGATGGCTTTGGCCCCATGCTGATTCATTTCTTGCGGGAGGCCGCCATGAACCGTTCGGAACTGGGGCTGCAGTTGCTGCTCGTCGGATTGCTGGAACAACTCTGTCACCTTCAGCAGTCGATGGAGGGACAAACGGGATTGTCCAGAACCCATCAGGACCCGCTGGTCCGTAAGGTGGAGATCTATCTGGAGGATTATCAGGGAGATCGCCTGAGTGTAGCCGAATTGGCTGCATCACTGCATATGAGCTACGGTCATCTGTCCCGGCAGTACAAGAAGCTGACAGGACTAACAATAGTGGAACGAATGAACCAAATCCGGCTTGAAAAAGCAGCCGAGCTGCTTCGCCTTCCAGACGCACTCGTCTCCGAATCGGCAGAACAAGCGGGTTTCTCCGATCTCAGCTACTTCAGCAGGGCATTTAAAAAGCATTACGGACTAAGCCCGCTGAGCTTCCGTAAGCAGCAGCTCGGAATGACGGTAGACACAAGCGAAACAACGAAAAGAAGCAGCCCTGAATAA